GGAGCGCAGCCTGTGTCCCAGCATTTAATTTATTGTGCTAGACAGCATAGTCCGCTATTAATACAGAATATTATCGGTTTACATCATCAACTGGATAAAACCCATCAAGTGGATGAAATCGTGCCGTTGATTACGCCAACAAGTGTGCTGGTGTTTAATGCTGAAGATATTAAAGACAAACAGGCATTTGTAGCCAGTGTGGCGGACTTTTCAGGTACGCCGATTCTTATTTCACGTTCGAACAATACCGAAAAAGATGATTTCGGCGAGCTTGTGGCGGGTTACATCACCATACCATTGCTAGGAATGCGCTTAGATACCTTAATTAAGTCAGTGGCACATCGTCATGAGAGTAAGGATATTCTCCCGCCAATAAAGGAGGAGCGTGATGATAACAAGATGGTGCTGGTGGTTGAAGATAATAAAGTAAACCAACAAGTTGTTGCCATCAACTTGAAAAAGCTCAAAATGCCGCATTTAATCGCTAATGATGGCAAGGAAGCGTTAGAGCATTATAAACGCCATATAGGCAACTTCTCGGTGATCTTAATGGATTGCATGATGCCAGTGATGGACGGGTTTGAAGCGACAAAGGCAATTAGATTGTTTGAGCAGGAGGAGGATGCCAAGCGAGTTAGAATTATCGCACTAACAGCATCTATTCTTGATGATGATATTCAAAAGTGTTTTGACTCGGGTATGGATGATTACTTGCCAAAACCGTTCAAGAGAGAAGTACTGGTCGATAAGTTAGCTAAGCTACATTAAAGGGTGAGTGCCAATAGCTTTAACTTTTAATGATTGATAATAAAATGCCAGTCAATTGCTGACTGGCATTATTGCTTTGATTAAGTGTTAACAGTCGCTCTGTTAACTCACCGCTTAAAAGCTGAGTGTTACCAAATACGTACCCGCTCATCTTCTGCTAAATAAAGCGCATCACCTGGTTTAACATCAAAGGCTTTATACCAAGCATCGTGATTACGCGGTGCTTGGGCGCGATAGCGTCCTGGAGCATGTGTACCAGCACGAAGCTGATTTAGCATGCTTTGCTCGGTGCGTTTCTCTTTCCAGACTTGTGCCCAAGCAAGGAAGAAACGTTGATCGCCTGTGACGCCATCAATCACAGGAGCTTCTTTGCCGTTAAGGCTGAGCTTGTATGCATGGTAAGCCATCGATAGACCACCCACATCACCAATGTTTTCACCTAGACTGTTGCGGCCATTAACGAAGTTTTCAGGGATTGGCTCGTACTTATTGTACTGAGCTGCTAGCTGATCGGCTTTAGCGTCAAATGCGGCGCGGTCAGCATCAGTCCACCAGTTTCTCTGAATACCGTTAGCGTCAGATTTTGAGCCTTGATCATCAAAACCGTGGCCCATTTCATGGCCGATAACCGCACCAATACCGCCATAGTTTACCGCGGCATCGGCATTAGGATCGAAGAACGGAGGTTGTAGAATCGCGGCTGGAAATACAATTTCATTAAATGAGCTATTGTAATAAGCGTTAACACGTTGCGGTGTCATGCCCCAGCGATTACGATCGGTTTTCTTCAGCTCTTTAGCCACACTGTCAGCTTTAAAGTACTGGCGTAGGTTGTGAAGATTACCCATTAGATCGGTCTTTGTGAGGGTTAAACCATCAAACTCTTGCCAAACATCAGGGTAACCAATTTTAGGGTTAAAAGCGGCCAGTTTTGCATGAGCGTTGACTTTCGTCTCTGCACCCATCCAGTCGAGATCATCAATACGTTGGCCCATTGCGGTACGCAAGTTCTCAACAAGTACTGACATCTTTTGCTTAGATGATTCAGGGAAGTAGCGCTTCACATACACCTTGCCGATGGCAAAGCCCAATGACTGAGTGCCGGACATCTCTGATACAGCGCGTTTCCAACGAGGACGAGGCTCTTCCTGTCCGCTTAACTCTTTGCCATAAAAAGCAAAGTTAGCAGCGTAGATATCTTCTGACAAGAGATCAGCGTTATTGCTTATGGTGTGGAAGGTTAGGTAGTCTTGCCAAACCTTAAGTGACTCACTATTGACTAAGCCGATCATGGTTTTTACCGGCTCAGGCTGTGAGATATTCAACTGAGGAACACTATAGCCGGTTTGGGTAAAGTACAGATCCCAATCAAAGCCTGGGTATTGGGTGGTTAAGTCACTGCGCTTAACTTGGTTTAAGGTGAGATCGCGGTTACGACGTTTTTCTCGTGGCCATTGGCCTTCAGCCATTTTAGTCTCAAGTGCAATTATGGCTTGTGCACGCGCTTCGCCATCTTTAACGCCAGCAAATGCCAGCATCTCGGCTATGTGCTTGACGTAAGCGGCACGGATTTTGACAAAACGCTCACTGTCTTCAAGGTAATATGAGCGGTCGGGTAAACCTAGGCCGCCAGCACCAATAGACATCTCATATTGATTTGGATCTAGACGGTTAAACCACATCCCACCTGAGATAGGAGAGGTCGCCCCTGTAAGCCATGCTTGACCAAAAATCTTGGTCAGATCATCGGTACTATTGATTGCTGAGATCTGATCAAGGGTGCCTTGAATTGGGGTGATACCCAACTTGTTGATGGTATCTGTATCCATGTATGACTGGTAGAAGTCGGCAATTAGTTGCTCTTCAGGATTCAAGTCGTTGCGACTGGCGATATCATCGATGATCTCTTTGACTTGCTTTTCACTGCGCTCAGCAAGACCGGTGAATGCACCATAGCGGGTCTTGTCTGCCGGCATTATATAGTTGTCATACCAAGTGCCGCTGGCGTACATAAAGAAGTCATCACCGGGTTTAACTTCTTCATTTCGCGCAGATAAATCAACGCCAAAGCTGCCGAGTTCGGCTTGGTCTGTTGCGGTTTTAGTGATTGTAGTGTCGTTGCTGTTGTTAACATCCGAAGTGCCGCAGCCGCCCAAAAAGGCAGTGGCTAGGGCAATAGCAATGAGTGATTTTTTCATTGTTTTATGCTCTTCCTTGTTGAAGTTATTATAATTTTTTAACGGCTCCATCTTCTAGCAGTGGCACAAAATGTCAACCATGTAATTGTTAGCAAAGTTTAGAGCGAGAAGGCTGGTGGGGGAGAGCAGTTTGCAAAGGCAGATGTTCCGCAACAGGGAAGCTGAATTAGCCGCCCTGTGCGATGAAT
The Shewanella sp. KX20019 DNA segment above includes these coding regions:
- a CDS encoding M13 family metallopeptidase: MKKSLIAIALATAFLGGCGTSDVNNSNDTTITKTATDQAELGSFGVDLSARNEEVKPGDDFFMYASGTWYDNYIMPADKTRYGAFTGLAERSEKQVKEIIDDIASRNDLNPEEQLIADFYQSYMDTDTINKLGITPIQGTLDQISAINSTDDLTKIFGQAWLTGATSPISGGMWFNRLDPNQYEMSIGAGGLGLPDRSYYLEDSERFVKIRAAYVKHIAEMLAFAGVKDGEARAQAIIALETKMAEGQWPREKRRNRDLTLNQVKRSDLTTQYPGFDWDLYFTQTGYSVPQLNISQPEPVKTMIGLVNSESLKVWQDYLTFHTISNNADLLSEDIYAANFAFYGKELSGQEEPRPRWKRAVSEMSGTQSLGFAIGKVYVKRYFPESSKQKMSVLVENLRTAMGQRIDDLDWMGAETKVNAHAKLAAFNPKIGYPDVWQEFDGLTLTKTDLMGNLHNLRQYFKADSVAKELKKTDRNRWGMTPQRVNAYYNSSFNEIVFPAAILQPPFFDPNADAAVNYGGIGAVIGHEMGHGFDDQGSKSDANGIQRNWWTDADRAAFDAKADQLAAQYNKYEPIPENFVNGRNSLGENIGDVGGLSMAYHAYKLSLNGKEAPVIDGVTGDQRFFLAWAQVWKEKRTEQSMLNQLRAGTHAPGRYRAQAPRNHDAWYKAFDVKPGDALYLAEDERVRIW